In one Catenovulum adriaticum genomic region, the following are encoded:
- a CDS encoding TonB-dependent receptor, whose protein sequence is MKHNITRIALALAACFQFNAQAEQTDNSSETESTEVIKIKGDFRENSIQTSAIAVSVIGTDTIERNSANHLESILSSAANLNFAGGTSRARFIQIRGIGAQSEYDAPTNYPVGLYIDGVDYSAVGSAATLFDIEQIEVLRGPQGSRFGANALAGLIYMQSTQPTNSPSGRVKLGVGNYKTQELGAAYSNALTDSLSYRVSAHQYLSDGFIENTHLERHDTNNRDELTLRGKLRFQPNQNVTWDINATHINIDNGYDAFSIENTRQTFSDEPGQDKQTTTALSSHLSIKLNEQASFESIQSFATSDTDYGFDDDWTYEGIPEREPFAAYKAKDRNQHDKKNVSTEFRFLSEPAGRIFNQSTDWIVGVYWQKKQDEYVRSYTYFDSDFSSDFDNNKKAIYGQLDTQLTEKLSLTTGMRYEHHEMDYQNSAGINATPDYNLVGGKASLNYKVSDELFVFASVNKGYMNGGVNSDGTLPEADRFYEPEYLWNYESGIKYQNHGLTANLTAFYMQRKDIQIKKDFLIPNEDGSIQFLPSIKNATDGSSKGVELDLSYLITSHIQTYANFGYLKAEFDTYQEDPNADPTMGRELSQSPNYTYNLGFNFTLTDNFWWNIEAEGKDDFYFSDDHNVKSKSYNLINTSLNYQFNEVLIKLWARNLTDKDYYIQGFDFGGYIMDPRPGGVSEPYYQYGAPKQVGITAEYQF, encoded by the coding sequence ATGAAACATAATATCACTCGTATCGCGCTTGCTTTAGCGGCCTGCTTTCAATTTAACGCGCAAGCAGAACAAACAGATAACTCAAGCGAAACTGAGTCTACCGAAGTCATTAAAATAAAAGGCGACTTCCGCGAAAACTCAATTCAAACTAGTGCAATTGCCGTCAGTGTGATTGGTACAGATACGATTGAGCGAAACTCAGCCAACCATTTAGAATCTATTTTATCCTCAGCAGCTAATTTAAACTTTGCCGGCGGCACATCACGCGCTCGTTTTATTCAAATTAGAGGGATTGGGGCGCAAAGTGAATACGACGCCCCCACTAACTATCCGGTTGGTTTATATATAGACGGAGTCGATTACAGCGCAGTGGGTAGTGCTGCAACATTATTTGATATTGAACAAATTGAAGTGCTACGCGGCCCGCAAGGTTCTCGTTTTGGTGCCAACGCACTCGCGGGTTTAATTTATATGCAAAGCACTCAGCCAACAAACAGCCCTTCTGGCCGAGTAAAATTAGGCGTCGGTAACTATAAAACGCAAGAGCTTGGTGCAGCCTATTCAAACGCATTAACTGATAGTTTAAGCTACCGCGTTTCAGCACATCAATATTTAAGTGATGGTTTTATTGAAAACACCCACTTAGAGCGCCACGACACCAATAACAGAGACGAGTTAACGCTGCGTGGTAAACTTAGATTCCAACCTAATCAAAATGTGACTTGGGATATCAACGCCACCCACATTAATATTGATAACGGTTACGATGCCTTTAGCATAGAAAATACCAGACAAACCTTTAGCGATGAGCCAGGTCAAGATAAACAAACCACCACAGCTTTAAGTAGCCATCTAAGCATCAAACTAAATGAGCAAGCGTCATTTGAATCAATTCAAAGTTTTGCCACCTCTGATACAGATTACGGATTTGACGATGACTGGACCTATGAAGGTATTCCAGAGCGAGAACCTTTTGCAGCCTATAAAGCGAAAGACAGAAACCAACACGACAAAAAAAATGTCAGCACAGAGTTTAGATTTTTATCTGAACCTGCAGGTCGAATTTTTAACCAATCAACTGACTGGATAGTCGGTGTATATTGGCAAAAGAAACAAGACGAATACGTCAGAAGCTATACGTATTTTGATAGCGACTTCAGCTCTGATTTTGATAATAATAAAAAAGCAATTTATGGCCAGTTAGATACTCAGCTCACTGAAAAGTTGAGCTTAACGACCGGGATGCGCTACGAACATCATGAAATGGATTATCAAAATTCAGCAGGTATCAATGCAACGCCCGATTACAATTTGGTTGGCGGTAAAGCGAGCCTAAATTATAAAGTTTCTGACGAGTTATTTGTATTTGCCTCAGTGAATAAAGGTTATATGAACGGGGGTGTTAACTCAGATGGAACCCTACCAGAAGCCGACCGATTTTATGAGCCTGAATACCTCTGGAATTACGAATCAGGGATCAAATATCAAAACCATGGTTTAACGGCAAATTTAACTGCATTTTATATGCAACGTAAAGACATTCAAATTAAAAAGGATTTTTTAATTCCAAATGAAGATGGCAGTATTCAATTTCTTCCTTCGATAAAAAATGCAACAGACGGCAGCTCTAAAGGAGTTGAGTTAGACTTAAGTTATCTAATCACTAGCCACATACAAACTTACGCTAATTTCGGTTATTTAAAAGCCGAGTTTGATACATATCAAGAAGATCCAAATGCAGATCCAACGATGGGTAGAGAACTATCTCAATCTCCTAATTATACCTACAATTTAGGATTCAACTTTACCCTAACAGACAACTTTTGGTGGAATATTGAAGCAGAAGGCAAAGATGACTTTTATTTCTCAGACGATCATAACGTTAAATCAAAAAGCTACAACCTAATTAACACCTCATTAAATTATCAATTTAACGAAGTATTAATTAAGCTTTGGGCCAGAAACTTAACGGATAAAGACTATTACATTCAAGGGTTTGATTTTGGCGGCTATATTATGGACCCTCGCCCAGGTGGTGTTTCTGAACCCTATTATCAATATGGCGCCCCAAAACAAGTTGGCATAACTGCTGAATATCAATTTTAA
- a CDS encoding PAS domain-containing hybrid sensor histidine kinase/response regulator translates to MSFTILYFAFYQYLQPKEPKKSDLESAAVQVNQQLTSKIQRQLDNLTQVIQISNLPHSIRFINNEDASAQFQALSQVFKTQTHKNYVQTAIKYQNQFWSDQKNSNQALNHHLNQYLNKLANINLAAKPHLIIESNQLVLISPVFSPNSAIQAQPTSRNPDNNLGYLALILKPEWLIQNTGFYLTNNQKNIIAAPNSIQTSEPNFNHQFKFAPKLAELTPTTNWQLVSATTVSKPTYAEKQFGLVIFISILIIGTIALLPSRMLWLYSNAIQQLTNHVLALNRNDKLATPSFKNFPREFHPLIKAFDSLKKRLVRKNARIQTQKKQLNRALNIAKIGTFELHCDTLKLYCSDTLVDIFSLSETPKYTDLFTVLPEPYAELISEALEKLIQPSSKHQAEFFNCHLRPDQKTEQHLHIRFEKLKIDNHSIILGCVNDISEIKNTEHNLAHSLERLAYAQEATNDGIWDWDIVNNQVYISARWRQMLGYQANELDSSLETLQALIHPIDTDKVLASTNELLEGKASSFVQEFRMKHKSGEYIWILCRAKVFASDQDNKPLRMIGSNTDITHRKQTEHKLTVLNDELEQRVEQRTKQLELSNLALTDAKDKAEQANKIKSEFLANMSHEIRTPLNAIIGLTNLISKSQLDAEQRNRINNIHLASDNLLSIINDILDFSKIEAGKLKIERIQFNLADIITGVSHLLAHKAHQKGLEFIVNVEPNVPFSLVGDPNRLNQILLNLVSNAIKFTEQGEIELLVRLKTCSDLNARIEFAVTDTGIGLTQEQQINLFKSFTQADNSTSRKYGGTGLGLTICRQLCQLMQGEITVNSQVNQGATFSFELPFSLNNILQPIYQFDQLIYPEYPVLLIEPNPKLSQLVSQNLATFGYTTLTCDNIQVALSNLNNQSEFKLVIVDYDKMNEQPGLFEQLRNTLACEHAYFVIQHNSVKPSALPKMERAENINKPLHIWDLYRLISQSDQTSDVQIASSTPNQTTKGVSLDILVVEDNEINQEVAKALLTYHGFKITLADNGKQALEKLSKQDFALILMDIQMPEMDGYQATREIRKIEQYKRLPIIAMTANAMPEDKEKCIENGMNDHVAKPINEADLLSTISNWLGQNFTSQSGNKSTNTSNATASELNQTVEDSALTAAPYANLSYTLNQFSGNHELTQKMLKRFVEDNQNSDQKINTFIESQQNHNAQQLIHSIKGVSGNLGLQKLHLACKHFENALTQNPNQQSNNAIEYWSAQYSNVLHETINQLNQQMLAQSNQKTPDQQQESIDFDEVLPHLTALKQKLEQDEFITQADTQTIQSLSQALEVKDLYQSLIHQLEIFDNEAAIDTLQQLIQYCQQQD, encoded by the coding sequence ATGAGTTTTACCATACTGTATTTTGCATTTTATCAGTATCTTCAACCAAAAGAGCCAAAAAAAAGCGATTTAGAATCAGCAGCAGTCCAAGTTAACCAGCAGCTTACCAGCAAAATACAGCGTCAATTAGACAATTTAACTCAAGTTATCCAAATATCAAATTTACCGCACTCTATTCGTTTTATTAACAATGAAGACGCAAGTGCACAATTTCAAGCTCTTAGCCAAGTTTTTAAAACTCAAACCCATAAAAATTATGTGCAAACAGCCATTAAATACCAAAATCAATTTTGGTCTGACCAAAAAAATAGCAACCAAGCGCTAAATCATCACCTAAACCAATATTTAAATAAACTGGCAAATATTAACCTAGCGGCAAAACCACATCTAATTATTGAGTCAAATCAACTGGTGCTCATATCTCCTGTTTTTTCTCCTAACAGCGCCATTCAAGCCCAACCAACTAGCCGCAATCCGGATAATAATTTAGGTTACCTAGCACTCATACTAAAACCAGAGTGGCTAATACAAAACACTGGTTTTTATTTAACTAACAACCAAAAAAATATTATAGCGGCACCTAACTCAATTCAAACCAGTGAGCCTAACTTTAATCATCAATTTAAATTTGCGCCTAAGTTAGCCGAATTAACACCCACAACTAACTGGCAATTGGTTAGTGCTACCACAGTTAGTAAACCCACCTATGCAGAAAAACAGTTTGGTTTGGTCATTTTCATCAGTATATTAATCATAGGTACAATCGCTTTATTGCCAAGCCGAATGTTATGGCTTTATTCAAATGCCATTCAGCAGTTAACTAATCATGTACTCGCCCTTAACCGTAATGATAAACTTGCGACACCAAGCTTCAAAAATTTCCCTCGTGAATTCCACCCACTAATTAAAGCTTTTGATTCATTAAAAAAACGTTTAGTTCGTAAAAACGCACGTATTCAAACCCAAAAAAAACAACTTAATCGAGCACTTAACATCGCCAAAATAGGCACGTTTGAGCTTCATTGCGATACATTAAAACTCTATTGTTCAGATACGCTCGTCGATATTTTTTCTTTGTCTGAAACGCCCAAATATACAGACTTATTTACGGTTTTACCTGAACCTTATGCAGAGCTCATCAGCGAAGCTTTAGAAAAACTCATCCAACCAAGCTCTAAACATCAAGCTGAATTTTTTAACTGTCACCTACGCCCCGATCAAAAAACCGAGCAACATTTACATATTCGGTTTGAAAAATTAAAAATAGACAATCATTCAATTATTTTAGGCTGTGTTAACGATATTAGTGAAATTAAAAATACCGAGCATAATTTAGCCCATAGTTTAGAGCGACTCGCCTACGCACAAGAAGCGACCAACGATGGGATTTGGGATTGGGATATTGTCAATAATCAAGTTTATATAAGTGCGCGTTGGCGCCAAATGTTAGGTTATCAAGCCAATGAACTTGATTCGAGCTTAGAAACCCTGCAGGCGCTTATTCACCCAATTGATACCGATAAAGTGCTCGCATCTACCAATGAGTTATTAGAAGGTAAAGCTTCGAGCTTTGTGCAAGAGTTTAGGATGAAACACAAATCAGGCGAATACATTTGGATATTGTGCAGGGCGAAGGTATTTGCCAGCGATCAAGACAATAAACCACTACGGATGATAGGTTCAAATACCGATATCACCCATCGTAAACAAACCGAACACAAGCTAACGGTGCTCAATGATGAATTAGAGCAAAGAGTAGAGCAAAGAACCAAACAACTTGAACTCAGCAACCTAGCGTTAACCGACGCTAAAGATAAAGCCGAACAAGCCAATAAAATAAAAAGCGAATTTTTAGCGAACATGAGCCATGAAATTCGTACACCGCTAAATGCGATTATTGGTTTAACAAACCTAATCAGCAAAAGTCAGCTCGATGCAGAGCAACGTAATCGTATCAACAACATTCATTTGGCCTCCGATAATTTGCTCAGTATTATTAATGATATTTTAGATTTTTCTAAAATCGAAGCTGGCAAACTCAAGATAGAGCGAATTCAATTTAATTTAGCAGACATCATTACCGGGGTTAGCCACTTACTTGCGCATAAAGCTCATCAAAAAGGGCTTGAATTTATTGTTAATGTAGAGCCCAATGTGCCCTTTTCACTCGTTGGTGACCCTAACCGACTTAATCAAATTTTGTTAAATTTAGTGAGTAACGCAATTAAATTTACCGAACAAGGTGAAATTGAATTATTAGTGCGCTTAAAAACCTGTAGCGACTTAAACGCCAGAATTGAATTCGCCGTCACTGATACCGGAATTGGCTTAACTCAAGAACAACAAATAAATCTATTTAAATCATTTACCCAAGCAGATAACTCAACCTCTAGAAAATACGGGGGCACCGGATTAGGCTTAACAATTTGTCGCCAACTCTGCCAATTAATGCAAGGTGAAATAACAGTCAATAGCCAAGTAAATCAAGGCGCTACGTTTAGTTTTGAGCTGCCATTTAGTCTAAATAATATTCTGCAACCCATCTACCAATTTGATCAGCTAATTTACCCAGAGTATCCTGTTTTATTAATTGAACCTAATCCTAAACTCAGCCAATTAGTATCACAAAATTTGGCCACTTTTGGTTACACCACACTAACCTGTGACAACATTCAAGTAGCCCTATCAAACCTTAACAACCAATCTGAATTTAAACTGGTTATTGTCGATTATGACAAGATGAATGAACAGCCCGGTTTATTTGAACAATTACGCAATACTCTTGCTTGTGAGCACGCCTATTTTGTGATCCAACATAACTCAGTAAAACCATCAGCTTTGCCTAAAATGGAGCGCGCAGAGAATATTAACAAGCCGCTGCATATTTGGGATTTGTACCGACTGATATCACAGTCTGATCAAACTAGTGACGTTCAAATTGCTTCGTCTACGCCAAATCAAACAACAAAGGGAGTTAGTTTGGATATTTTAGTGGTAGAGGATAATGAAATAAACCAAGAAGTGGCTAAAGCCTTACTCACTTATCATGGCTTTAAAATCACCTTAGCGGACAACGGTAAACAAGCTTTAGAAAAATTAAGCAAACAAGACTTTGCGTTAATTTTGATGGACATTCAAATGCCAGAGATGGATGGGTATCAAGCCACGCGTGAAATTAGAAAAATTGAACAATATAAAAGACTGCCTATTATTGCTATGACCGCCAACGCAATGCCAGAAGATAAAGAAAAATGTATTGAAAATGGGATGAATGATCATGTTGCAAAACCCATTAATGAAGCTGATCTATTATCGACTATCTCAAACTGGCTAGGTCAAAATTTTACCTCACAAAGTGGCAACAAAAGCACAAACACAAGTAATGCAACTGCCTCTGAGTTAAATCAAACAGTTGAAGACAGCGCGCTTACCGCCGCGCCCTACGCTAACTTGTCTTATACACTTAATCAGTTTTCTGGCAATCATGAATTAACACAAAAAATGCTAAAACGATTTGTTGAGGATAACCAAAATAGCGACCAAAAAATTAACACCTTTATTGAATCTCAGCAAAACCACAATGCTCAACAATTAATTCATTCAATAAAAGGCGTTTCCGGTAATTTAGGTTTGCAAAAGCTACACTTGGCCTGCAAACATTTTGAAAATGCGCTAACTCAAAACCCAAATCAACAAAGCAATAATGCAATTGAATATTGGTCGGCTCAATACTCAAATGTGCTGCATGAAACAATTAATCAACTTAACCAACAAATGTTAGCTCAATCAAACCAAAAAACGCCGGATCAGCAACAAGAATCTATAGACTTTGACGAAGTTTTACCGCATCTCACCGCGTTAAAACAAAAATTAGAACAAGACGAATTTATCACCCAAGCTGACACCCAAACCATACAAAGTTTATCGCAAGCATTAGAAGTAAAAGATTTATACCAATCGCTTATTCATCAGCTCGAAATATTTGATAATGAGGCAGCAATCGATACCTTGCAGCAATTAATTCAGTATTGCCAACAACAAGATTAG
- the gshA gene encoding glutamate--cysteine ligase, producing MNVNKNLLNFLKSQPTSYFAGFNRGIEKEALRIHASGKLATSQHPKGLGSALTHDYITTDYAESLVEFITPVEQNAQTSIQQLLDLHKFAYQNQGEELLWPMSMPCFVGSEDDIEIAKYGTSNIGKMKTLYRQGLKNRYGSYMQAISGVHFNFSFPDSFWQAWASSQGKVANQSSIDEGYLAILRNLKRNLWLLAYLFGASPALCSSFLNGKSTPYPMQKIGKGTLYLPYATALRLSDLGYTNKAQAALNIRYNQLDDYIAGLRHAIRMPSADFASISAKPGDYQQLNQNVLQIENEYYSPVRPKRVTESGEKPTDALERAGIQYIELRALDIDPFNPAGMSVEQVRFLDLLITWCALTDSPDIEREDESIIAENLQQVILYGRKPDLLLEKNSKPIALTQWSTQILAELDDLAKIFDGDTQGVYHQALMAQQAKIENPDLTPSGKIMSHLLEHNLDNGSFGLQLAKQYRNESFERDFHHFTQTQLEQESKDSELRQQSIENADELDFDTFLTQYFGSSLSD from the coding sequence GTGAATGTGAATAAAAACCTGTTAAATTTTTTGAAAAGCCAGCCAACGTCTTATTTTGCTGGCTTTAATCGAGGTATTGAAAAAGAAGCATTACGCATTCACGCATCTGGCAAATTAGCCACAAGCCAACACCCTAAAGGGCTTGGCTCTGCGTTAACGCACGACTATATTACAACGGATTATGCTGAAAGCTTAGTTGAGTTTATCACCCCAGTTGAGCAAAATGCGCAAACTAGCATTCAACAATTATTGGACTTACACAAATTTGCTTATCAAAACCAGGGCGAAGAACTACTTTGGCCCATGAGCATGCCTTGTTTTGTCGGTAGTGAAGATGATATTGAAATTGCTAAATATGGCACCTCTAATATTGGCAAAATGAAAACGCTATATCGCCAGGGTTTAAAAAACCGCTATGGTAGCTATATGCAAGCCATATCAGGTGTGCATTTTAACTTTTCGTTTCCTGATAGTTTTTGGCAGGCTTGGGCTAGTAGCCAAGGCAAGGTGGCTAATCAATCATCTATCGATGAGGGTTATTTAGCGATTTTACGTAATTTAAAACGAAACTTATGGTTGTTGGCCTATTTATTTGGCGCTTCACCAGCACTTTGTTCATCGTTTTTAAATGGTAAATCGACACCGTATCCAATGCAAAAAATAGGTAAAGGCACTTTGTATTTACCTTATGCTACTGCGTTACGTTTAAGCGATTTAGGTTATACCAACAAAGCGCAAGCCGCGCTTAATATTCGCTATAATCAATTAGATGATTATATTGCAGGTTTACGCCATGCTATTCGTATGCCTTCGGCTGATTTTGCGAGTATTTCAGCGAAACCGGGTGACTATCAGCAACTGAATCAAAATGTACTACAAATAGAAAACGAATATTACTCACCGGTTAGACCTAAGCGCGTTACTGAGTCTGGTGAAAAGCCGACAGATGCGCTGGAGCGTGCTGGCATTCAATATATTGAGTTAAGAGCGTTGGATATTGACCCTTTTAATCCAGCGGGTATGTCAGTAGAACAGGTTCGTTTTTTAGATTTATTAATTACTTGGTGTGCATTAACTGATTCGCCAGATATTGAACGCGAAGATGAATCTATTATCGCCGAGAATTTACAGCAAGTGATTTTGTATGGTCGCAAGCCAGATTTGTTGTTAGAAAAAAACAGCAAACCTATTGCGTTAACGCAATGGTCGACTCAAATATTGGCAGAATTGGACGACTTAGCCAAAATATTTGATGGTGATACTCAGGGCGTATATCACCAAGCGCTGATGGCACAGCAAGCTAAAATTGAAAATCCAGACCTAACGCCGTCAGGCAAAATTATGAGCCATTTACTCGAGCATAATTTAGACAATGGTTCTTTTGGTCTTCAACTTGCTAAACAGTATCGTAATGAAAGTTTTGAGCGAGATTTTCATCATTTTACACAAACTCAATTAGAGCAAGAAAGTAAAGATAGTGAACTGCGCCAGCAGTCGATTGAAAATGCAGATGAACTGGACTTTGATACTTTTTTAACGCAATATTTCGGCTCGTCGTTGTCTGATTAG
- the pnuC gene encoding nicotinamide riboside transporter PnuC, with translation MSLNEVLTQLSIISIWEGLALVLSLAYVIMAAKGVMWCWPIAFFASAIYCIIFFNAQLLMDSLLQVYYMAMAIYGWFCWQLGWSKKDNHVTYTRWPVSHHLVIISILCVLSFALAHWLELNTQADYPLIDTFTTIFSIYATYLIAERVVASWLYWIVIDAVSVYIYIQKSLVVTALLFVCYTILAAWAYYQWQKHYKEQPVDNNLSSAY, from the coding sequence GTGTCTCTGAATGAGGTTTTAACACAATTGTCTATTATCTCTATATGGGAAGGCTTAGCGCTGGTTCTCAGTTTAGCTTATGTGATAATGGCAGCCAAAGGTGTTATGTGGTGTTGGCCTATCGCATTTTTTGCAAGTGCAATCTATTGCATCATCTTTTTTAATGCCCAATTACTAATGGACAGCTTACTGCAAGTTTATTATATGGCTATGGCGATATATGGTTGGTTTTGCTGGCAATTAGGTTGGAGTAAAAAAGATAACCATGTTACTTACACTCGTTGGCCTGTTAGCCACCATCTTGTTATTATTAGTATTTTATGTGTACTCAGTTTTGCACTGGCCCATTGGCTTGAATTAAATACCCAAGCGGATTACCCGTTAATTGATACATTCACAACAATTTTTAGTATTTATGCCACTTACTTAATTGCGGAGCGAGTGGTTGCAAGCTGGCTTTATTGGATCGTGATTGATGCAGTGTCAGTTTATATTTATATACAAAAATCGTTAGTCGTCACTGCGCTACTATTTGTCTGTTACACTATTTTAGCCGCGTGGGCTTATTATCAATGGCAAAAGCACTACAAAGAACAGCCAGTCGATAATAACTTAAGCTCGGCATACTAG
- a CDS encoding tetratricopeptide repeat-containing response regulator → MNQDLIKHARVLIIDDQALAQTFLKKSLEKIGFDSIQIAESAKHALRLTDDILFDLIICSFNLSRDRDGYHLFEELKDKGAIKLNTTFIFTSAETDAALVNSVIELQPDDFLAKPFTSKELSERLLRVLKRKQKLNHIYQALDNQDFKGALAHIDDTLNNPKQTHLYPLVMRLKGDILLAQKDFATAARYFYDIITVQKFTWAMIGLAKAYLGLNKEEAGKAILDKLVKKPETRLAALDLLAQYYINHDEYDLAYQQFRNAKAISPRNIKRHQSVVNLARLLHDHSGQFEAAKTMLRFAKHSVHDTEDLYLTVARAGIDYALTLTEQESVNIAKQTDKYLATVKREFLHTAESKNKIAIVQARLHYIRDEQDKAKQLINSLELDKYGAISFEDYIDRAKAFHELGYQNEAVELLEEVPQVFDADDINGKIMAKFLTQETQEKRDIPFSPRQLNNIAVQLYNQKQIDAAMQAFKDALKLMPKNARIALNLLQVLVEQKQRQHLDEPQQALYWKAIEVINQNKLDTQQQTRYESLTARSEQYDVRHTNSA, encoded by the coding sequence ATGAATCAAGATTTAATCAAACATGCCCGAGTTTTAATTATTGATGATCAAGCTTTGGCGCAAACTTTTCTGAAAAAATCATTAGAAAAAATTGGTTTTGACAGCATTCAAATTGCTGAAAGCGCTAAGCACGCACTCAGGTTAACTGACGATATCTTGTTTGACTTAATCATTTGTTCATTTAATTTAAGCCGCGACCGAGATGGTTATCATTTATTTGAAGAACTAAAAGATAAAGGAGCCATTAAGCTCAACACCACCTTTATTTTTACCAGTGCAGAAACTGATGCTGCGCTGGTTAATAGTGTCATTGAACTCCAGCCTGACGACTTTTTAGCTAAGCCATTTACATCAAAAGAATTAAGTGAACGTTTATTACGTGTACTTAAGCGCAAACAAAAACTCAATCATATTTATCAAGCACTAGATAACCAAGATTTTAAAGGTGCGTTAGCGCATATTGATGACACTTTAAATAATCCAAAACAAACCCATTTATATCCGCTGGTAATGCGCCTAAAAGGCGATATTTTATTAGCACAAAAAGACTTCGCCACCGCGGCTCGCTACTTTTATGACATCATCACGGTGCAAAAATTTACTTGGGCAATGATAGGCCTCGCCAAAGCTTACTTAGGATTAAATAAAGAAGAAGCCGGAAAAGCCATTTTAGATAAACTAGTAAAAAAACCTGAAACACGCCTAGCCGCTTTAGATTTATTAGCACAGTATTACATTAACCATGATGAATACGATTTAGCTTATCAACAATTTAGAAATGCCAAAGCAATATCACCGCGCAATATCAAACGTCACCAATCGGTTGTTAATTTAGCCAGGTTATTACACGATCATAGTGGCCAATTCGAAGCGGCCAAAACTATGTTAAGATTTGCCAAACATTCGGTGCACGATACAGAAGACTTATATTTAACGGTTGCCCGCGCCGGAATTGATTATGCACTAACGCTAACTGAGCAAGAATCAGTTAACATTGCTAAACAAACTGATAAATACCTTGCCACCGTTAAACGAGAATTCTTACATACCGCGGAATCGAAAAATAAAATAGCCATAGTGCAAGCCAGATTGCATTACATTAGAGACGAACAAGACAAAGCCAAACAACTAATAAACTCCCTTGAATTGGACAAATACGGGGCAATAAGTTTTGAAGATTACATAGATAGAGCTAAAGCATTTCATGAATTAGGATATCAAAACGAGGCCGTTGAATTATTAGAAGAAGTACCTCAGGTATTTGATGCTGATGATATAAATGGAAAAATCATGGCTAAATTTTTAACTCAAGAAACGCAAGAAAAACGCGACATTCCATTTTCACCACGTCAACTTAACAATATTGCGGTGCAGTTATATAACCAAAAACAAATTGATGCAGCCATGCAAGCCTTTAAAGATGCATTAAAATTAATGCCAAAAAATGCGCGAATTGCGTTAAATTTATTACAAGTACTGGTAGAACAAAAGCAACGTCAGCATTTAGACGAGCCCCAACAAGCGCTTTATTGGAAAGCAATAGAAGTTATCAATCAAAACAAATTAGACACCCAACAGCAAACCCGATATGAGTCTTTAACCGCACGCAGTGAGCAATACGACGTTCGCCACACTAATTCAGCTTAG
- a CDS encoding YkoF family thiamine/hydroxymethylpyrimidine-binding protein, with protein MQLSVEISLYPLQFEDFETEVWEFIKRIRTYSNLDIVTNGMSSQVFGEYDAVMDCLNKEFKTTFERTGTHIFVCKFLMGDKSSVSE; from the coding sequence ATGCAATTATCAGTCGAAATTAGCTTATACCCACTACAATTTGAAGACTTTGAAACCGAAGTCTGGGAATTTATAAAACGTATTCGCACCTACTCTAACTTAGATATTGTCACCAATGGTATGAGTAGCCAAGTGTTTGGTGAATACGACGCCGTGATGGATTGCTTAAATAAAGAGTTTAAAACCACATTTGAGCGAACCGGCACACACATTTTTGTCTGCAAATTTTTAATGGGTGATAAATCCAGTGTCTCTGAATGA